A window of Syntrophorhabdaceae bacterium genomic DNA:
AATCAGTCTGCGCCCGGACAAAGGTATTTATTCAGACATCAGGTGGAGCCGGAAATGACTCCGCTCCGGGACGCTCCGCGCGGCCCTTCCCCGCCGAGGAGAGCGGATACTCCCCGTATATCCTGAAATATATAGGTAGCGCCGGTCCTTTCGAAATCTTCCTTTGCGGTCCTGCCCGTGAGTACTCCCGCGGTCTCCATTCCCGCGGTCCGGCCGGCTTCTATGTCCGTCGGGTGGTCGCCCACCATGATTCCCTCTCCCGGCGAAAGAGAAAGGAGCCCGGCAATGGTGAGGACATGGCGGGGATGGGGTTTTACCTCCCTGAGATGCTCCCTGGTTACGATAGCCTCCGCGTATTCATCGATATCAGGGAAGACGGCCCTCAATACATCGATACAGCTTCTCGTGATCACACCGAGCCTGACCCCCTCTTGCCTTATTCGCCTCAATACATCTCTCGTGTAAGGGTACACACCCTTCCCCCTTGACGCGGAGAGCTCGAGCTCTCTCAGGCGGTCAAAGGCCTCCTCTTTAAACTGCCGGCCTCCATTGCCGAGATTATCCGAGATCGCGTAGATCATTTCTATGATGTACGCTCCTTCCAGCGCGGCGACCGCCTCCTTCGACTCATATCGAAAGGCAATCTCCTCTATCTCGGTCCTCATGTTGATGAAATCGAGGGTCAGCTCCGTGAGGGTGCCGTCGAAATCGAATATTACGCCTTTAATCCCCGCCATTGCGCCTACAGGCCCTTGAGGCACTCCAGCGCCTTTGTCACGCCGGCCCCCATGGTAAATGCGTATCCCAGGTCGCTCAGCGTAAACTCCAAGGCGGCTATGGCGGTGATCACATCGTACTTATCCGCATATCCGAGGGTGGCAATCCTGAACACCTTGCCCTTCAGCTGGTCCTGGCCCCCGGCCCCTGTCACTCCGTATTTTTTCCAGAGCGTTTTGTAGATTACCTGCCCGTCTATGCCCTCAGGCGCCACGATTGCGGTCACCGCGGGACTCGGGGCCTTGGCGAACACAGCAAGACCGAGGGCCCGGGCCGCCTCCCTGGTAGCCCTTGCGAGGAGGTCGATCCTTCTATAGACGTTTTCGAGTCCTTCCTCCCGTATGAGACGCAGAGATTCCCTAAGACCGATAATAAGCGAGATGGCCGGTGTAAAATTGGTCTGATTCTTCTCGAGGTTTTTCTTCTCCTTCGCCCAATTGAAGTAAAACTTCGGAATGGTGGAGGATTTACTCATCTCCCACGCCTTGTCGCTTACCCCCGCGAAGGCGAGCCCCGGCGGCAGCATCAGGGCTTTTTGGGATCCGCTTATGAGAATATCGATATTCCACGCATCCTGGGGTAGCTCAAAAACCCCTACACCCGTTATGCCGTCCACCACCATGAGGGTATGAGGATAATCTTTCACAATCGCCGCGATTTCCTTTACGGGAAAGACGGCGCCCGTGGAGGTATCCGTTGCCTGCATATAGACGGCCTTGATATCCGGGTCCGCATCTAACGCCTTCCTCACGGTCTGGGGTTCGAGGATTTCACCCCAGGGGATGTCGATATTTACGGCATGCACTCCGTAGGCCGTGCAGATCTCCGTCCAGCGCTCGCCGAATTTTCCGCTCCTTACCACAAGGGCCTTATCTCCCGGGCAGAGCATGTTCGTCACCGCCCCCTCCATGGCTCCCGTGCCCGAAGAGGTAAATATGAGGACTTCGTTCTTAGTCCCGAAGAGATATTTGAGATTCTCTCTCACCTCTTCCACGACAGTCTCAAAAAGGGGATTTCTATGATGTATTATGGGCTCGGCCATCTTTAAAAGAACTTCAGGCGGAATAGCCGTGGGCCCCGGCGCCAGCAAGTATCGTTTCTCCATCTCTTTCCTCCTCACATGACAATTATAAAGTATGTACCAGATATCACACAGACGGGTCAACCGTAAAGACCCGCTTTGAAGAACGGGACCTCCGCCGAACTTGCATTCCGGCTTGCATTCCAGCCTCTCTCGTCCTATACTATAGATAGACTGAGAAAAAGATTTTATCTCTTTCGAAGTGTCAAACTTGATTCTGATCTAAAGGAGATGTCCGATAGAGAAGAGACTGGGAGCAATAATCATTCTTTTGTCTGACAAAGGAAGCGTTCCGAAGATCAACACCCTATTGAGCGACTATGGGGAACTGATTCTGGGGCGGCAGGGTATCCCTATCCGTGACAGGGGGATTAATGTGATCTCTCTTGTGGTCGAAGGAAGCACGGATCAGATCAACGCTCTCACAGGCAAGATCGGCAAGCTTGACGGCGCGGAGGTAAAATCTGTTCTCACGAAATATAAGGAGAACGGAGATGGCCACACATGAAAAAGAAAAACCTTTTATAGACCGGGAGAAGCTGTACGGTCTCATCGAAGAGAAGACGCCTTCACAGGCCGAGCTGGAGTCGATCCTCAATAAATCCCTTCAATTCAAAGGGCTTAACCTCAGCGAGGTAGCTGCCCTCCTCAGGGTGAGCGAGCCCGCGCAGATCCGGCAGATCATGAATGCGGCAAGGAGTGTGAAGGAGCATATCTACGGCAAGCGCCTCGTCTTTTTCGCCCCTGTCTATACGGGCAATGTGTGCGTCAATAACTGCGTCTACTGCGCCTTTCGAAGGGACAACAAGACCCTTAAGCGCAAGGTGCTCACCATGCCGGAGATCTCCCGTGAGGTCTCCTCTCTCCTTAAAGAGGGTCATAAAAGGATACTGCTCATATGCGGAGAGTCGCCGCGGAACAATA
This region includes:
- a CDS encoding HAD family hydrolase is translated as MAGIKGVIFDFDGTLTELTLDFINMRTEIEEIAFRYESKEAVAALEGAYIIEMIYAISDNLGNGGRQFKEEAFDRLRELELSASRGKGVYPYTRDVLRRIRQEGVRLGVITRSCIDVLRAVFPDIDEYAEAIVTREHLREVKPHPRHVLTIAGLLSLSPGEGIMVGDHPTDIEAGRTAGMETAGVLTGRTAKEDFERTGATYIFQDIRGVSALLGGEGPRGASRSGVISGST
- a CDS encoding alanine--glyoxylate aminotransferase family protein — protein: MEKRYLLAPGPTAIPPEVLLKMAEPIIHHRNPLFETVVEEVRENLKYLFGTKNEVLIFTSSGTGAMEGAVTNMLCPGDKALVVRSGKFGERWTEICTAYGVHAVNIDIPWGEILEPQTVRKALDADPDIKAVYMQATDTSTGAVFPVKEIAAIVKDYPHTLMVVDGITGVGVFELPQDAWNIDILISGSQKALMLPPGLAFAGVSDKAWEMSKSSTIPKFYFNWAKEKKNLEKNQTNFTPAISLIIGLRESLRLIREEGLENVYRRIDLLARATREAARALGLAVFAKAPSPAVTAIVAPEGIDGQVIYKTLWKKYGVTGAGGQDQLKGKVFRIATLGYADKYDVITAIAALEFTLSDLGYAFTMGAGVTKALECLKGL
- a CDS encoding TM1266 family iron-only hydrogenase system putative regulator; the encoded protein is MIILLSDKGSVPKINTLLSDYGELILGRQGIPIRDRGINVISLVVEGSTDQINALTGKIGKLDGAEVKSVLTKYKENGDGHT